A genomic window from Tolypothrix sp. PCC 7910 includes:
- the dndE gene encoding DNA sulfur modification protein DndE, translated as MESPIERFKLSQTAKDQLLKLRRSTKIDQWNILCRWAFCRSLAEPTPPSPVPIPQDSNVELTWRVFGGDMSDILLLALKQRCHNDGYATDKETLASQFRLHLHRGIGYLAGDPNIKKIEDLIELALKD; from the coding sequence ATGGAATCCCCAATTGAAAGATTTAAACTTTCTCAAACAGCTAAAGACCAACTACTCAAACTGCGTCGCAGCACCAAAATTGACCAATGGAATATATTATGTCGTTGGGCTTTTTGTCGTTCCCTTGCAGAACCTACACCACCTTCCCCTGTACCCATCCCCCAAGATAGCAATGTGGAATTAACCTGGCGTGTCTTTGGTGGGGATATGTCCGATATCCTTCTCCTCGCCCTTAAGCAAAGGTGTCATAATGACGGTTACGCCACCGATAAAGAAACCCTAGCTAGCCAATTTCGCTTGCATTTACATCGGGGAATTGGTTACTTAGCTGGTGATCCAAATATCAAGAAAATTGAAGATTTAATTGAACTAGCGCTAAAAGATTGA